The following is a genomic window from Streptomyces sp. NBC_01381.
GACAAACCACCGTCGAGAACTGAACGCAGCGAGCGATCCGTCCCCGACGCTTAGTCCAGTACTTGATTTAAGGCACCCTCCGAGGCGCCGTCAAGGAGTTGGTGCGGACCAACCGGAACCGTCGGGCGTCAACGCCCGTGCCAGATACGGCGCCGTGCGGCTGCCCGGCGCCCCCGCCATGACCGCCGGCGGGCCGGACGCGACGATCCTGCCGCCCTCTTCGCCGCCGCCGGGGCCCAGGTCGATCACCCAGTCCGCGCCCGCCACCACCGCCATGTCGTGCTCGACGACGACCACCGAGTGGCCCGCGTCGACAAGGCCGTGCAGCTGACGCATCAGGACCTCGACGTCCGCCGGGTGGAGTCCGGTCGTCGGCTCGTCCAGGAGGTAGAGCGTGTGACCGCGCCGGACGCTTCCCCGGGCGTTTCGAACAGGGGAGGCCCCTTGCAACTCGCCCGCCAGCTTGATGCGTTGGGCCTCGCCGCCGGACAGCTCGGTGGCGGGCTGGCCGAGCCGCAGATAACCGAGCCCCACATCGAGCAGGGTCCGCAGGCTGCGGGCGACCGCCGGGGTGTCCGCGAAGAAGTCCGCTGCCGACTCGACGGTGAGGTCGAGCACCTCCGCGATGTTCCGCCCCTGGTAGGTCACTTGGAGCGTCTCGGGGTTGTAGCGCGCGCCCCCGCAGTCGGGGCACGGCGCGTATGTACTGGGCAGGAAGAGCAGTTCCACGCTCACGAACCCCTCGCCCTGGCAGGTCTCGCACCGTCCGCCCGCGACGTTGAACGAGAAGCGCCCCACGCCGTAGCCTCGCTCGCGCGCCGCGTCCGTGGCCGCGAAGACCTTGCGCACGACGTCGAAGAGGCCGGTGTAGGTGGCGAGGTTGGAGCGGGGCGTGCGGCCGATCGGCTTCTGGTCGACGGACACCAGGCGCCCCACGCCCTCGAGTTCCTCGGTGATCTCGCCGATGAGCGTGGACTTGCCCGAGCCGGAGACACCGGTGACGGCGGTGAAGGTGCCGAGCGGGATCTCGGCCGTCACCTCACGCAGGTTGTGGCGGCTGACGGGCCCGACCTTCAGCCAGCCACGGGGCGCGCGCACCTCGCGCACCGGTTCCGGTTCGCGCCCGAAGAGGAAGCGGGCCGTCGCGGACTCCGCGACACCCGCGAGGTCCGCGACCGGCCCGCTGTGCAGGACCTCACCGCCGTGCTCACCGGCGTGCGGGCCCACGTCGACGAGCCAGTCGGCATGGCGTACGACATCGAGGTGGTGCTCCACGACGAAGACCGAGTTGCCCGCTGCCTTGAGCCGGTCGAGGAGGGTGAGCAGCGACTCCGTGTCCGCCGGGTGCAGTCCGGCCGAGGGTTCGTCCAGGACGTACACGACGCCGAAGAGCCCGGAGCGGAGCTGTGTCGCGAGCCGCAGCCGCTGCAGCTCGCCCGTGGAGAGCGTGGGCGTCGCGCGGTCCGGGCTCAGATAGCCGAGCCCGAGCTCGGTGATCGTGGCGATCCGT
Proteins encoded in this region:
- a CDS encoding excinuclease ABC subunit UvrA; this translates as MHSPHDPFVRVRGAREHNLRNVDVAIPRDVIAVFTGVSGSGKSSLAFGTIYAEAQRRYFESVAPYARRLIHQVGAPRVGEITGLPPAVSLQQRRAAPTSRSSVGTVTNLSNSLRMLFSRAGDYPRGAERLDSDAFSPNTAAGACPACHGLGRVHRTSEQLLVPDPSLSIREGAIAAWPGAWQGKNLRDVLDTLGHDVDLPWRELPQQDRDWILFTDEQPVVTVHPVRDAGRIQRPYQGTYMSARRYVMKTFADSKSQTLRTKAERFLESADCPACGGSRLRPEAMAVTFAGRTIADLAALPLSELAKTLEGATGSEAARVLAADLLARIATITELGLGYLSPDRATPTLSTGELQRLRLATQLRSGLFGVVYVLDEPSAGLHPADTESLLTLLDRLKAAGNSVFVVEHHLDVVRHADWLVDVGPHAGEHGGEVLHSGPVADLAGVAESATARFLFGREPEPVREVRAPRGWLKVGPVSRHNLREVTAEIPLGTFTAVTGVSGSGKSTLIGEITEELEGVGRLVSVDQKPIGRTPRSNLATYTGLFDVVRKVFAATDAARERGYGVGRFSFNVAGGRCETCQGEGFVSVELLFLPSTYAPCPDCGGARYNPETLQVTYQGRNIAEVLDLTVESAADFFADTPAVARSLRTLLDVGLGYLRLGQPATELSGGEAQRIKLAGELQGASPVRNARGSVRRGHTLYLLDEPTTGLHPADVEVLMRQLHGLVDAGHSVVVVEHDMAVVAGADWVIDLGPGGGEEGGRIVASGPPAVMAGAPGSRTAPYLARALTPDGSGWSAPTP